The DNA segment GATGTTATCGAGGCGATCAAAAACAGCGGCGACGGTGAGGCGCTGGACGAATACGACCTGGATAAAATGTGGGACGCGATGCATAAAACGCTAACTGGCAAAAATGTGTTCGAGGTGATGAGCGCAGGAGAGATTTTCACGACGCCAAATCCGCTTAGCTGGGCGATATTTGGACTCGACACGGTGGGCGAGGACGGGAGCGAGGCGGTATCTTACGCGGGTGTGGACGACGTAAAAGCCGTAGCTAAAGCGATGCAGAGTACCGATATCGACACGCTTTTAGCAAGCGTAAATTTTACGGGCTTCGGCGAGGTGGGCACTTACCCCGAGATATGGGGTATGAGAGCGAATTTGAAGACATCAAAGCGGAGCTAAAAGAGCATTTTAACGGGCTTTTGGGTTTTTATCAAAATGCCGCCGACAAGGGGCTTGGCGCGCTGATAGTGATAGCGTAAATTTTGGATCTTGCATCCAAAAAGCCGAATTTGAGTAGAAACGCTTTGCTAAAAGGCGGCCGAAGTGATTACGGAGCGGGTTTTGCGGGGTAAATTTGAACCGATGCTCAGAAGATTAATTTTGCCGAATTTCAAATTTGCGCGATAAAGACAAGCGCAAGGCGG comes from the Campylobacter rectus genome and includes:
- a CDS encoding DUF1877 family protein produces the protein MSAHYYAYAQDVIEAIKNSGDGEALDEYDLDKMWDAMHKTLTGKNVFEVMSAGEIFTTPNPLSWAIFGLDTVGEDGSEAVSYAGVDDVKAVAKAMQSTDIDTLLASVNFTGFGEVGTYPEIWGMRANLKTSKRS